The following DNA comes from Pseudobythopirellula maris.
GCCCGATCCCACAACGCGTGGAGGTCGCCGCCATGGCCACGCACGGGAATCGAGTTACCACCTCGGTCACCAGCGGGGAACCGACCGACCGAGTAGAGCGCTGACGAGTGGAGCGGCTGGTGAACGTCGCCGGCCAAGTGCAGGAACCAGCACAACGACACCGCCTTCGCCTGCCGGTCGGTTGCCGGGTCGTCGATGATCCGCAGGCTGTTGCCGATCGCCTGCACCACGTTCTGGTTGCGGTCGTCGCGGTCGTCGGTCGGCTCGGTCTCTCGGTTGTTCGTCAGCTTGCCGGCCAGGGCGTCGCGGTCGGAGTCGCTCAGGAAGACCCACAGATTGACGTAGTGCCACGTCGACCGCCCGTAGCGTCGCACGTCGTCGCGGGTCACCTGCCCACGGGCCGAACGAACCTGATCGGGCCACGTGCCCGCATGGGCGAAGATCCACGCGTCTATCTCCGCATCGGAGCCGGCCCACACGTTCGAAGGCATCGAGCCGAGGAAGTGCTGCTCGAAGCGGGGGTGATCCCGCAGCAGGTCGATCGCGGCGGCTTGGTCGGCTTCGGCTAGCTGTGACCATGCGACTAGGTCGATTGTCTGGTGACCGGGGCCGTTCCAGGCGTGTGCAATCGACACTGTAAGCAATGCGACTGCATATGCACTTGGGAAAGGCAAAAAGCTGAGGGTGAAGGTGGCGACGCGCATTAGAGCAGGATAGCCTAAGCGTGGGTGCTGTTGACGAATCCTTTGCATTTCCCTGGCGAAAGCGGCCCAATGTCTGACGAAATTGATACCTCATCCCACGCCCCTATCATCCTCTCTGAGATCCTCCGGCTTCACCGATGGGCAGGTGGTGACATTGTCAGAATGGATCGAATCTTCGGCCTAGCGCGCGGGTTCGAATCTGTTTTAGAGCAAGAGCGGGAATCGTTTGGGATTAGTCGTGAAACTCAAGATCGAGTCGAAGACATGCTAGAGGATGTTGAGAGTGGGAGACAGAGCCCCAAAGGCTTAGCGATCAAACAGCGCCTGATCAGTGATCAAATTGACGAAACGGTTGCCGGAGATGTCATCCAGCTATGCATTCTCCAGAGCAGATTTCTGGATGCAGCTAAAAAACTGACCGAGGCATCCTCGCATTTTTCCTACCTAAGATCGAAAGATGCGGTGCTCCCCCAATGGCTTGGCGCCACCCACTTTATGGAGTTGGTGGACCGCACCGAAGGCACCCACAAGAAGATGCAAGGCTGCTATGCAGCATCCGTTCCACGAATCGGAGAGATTATGACCCCAGAGAACGGCCCCCCCATGAAGGTCGTGGACGTGGAGTGGGTTATGATACCCCAGGGCGACAGGGAGTCGCAGCGCCAATGTGTTCTCGTGCCTCATGTTTACCTCGAAAACGAATCTGATGATGAGGAGGCCGAGGCGTTGGTCGATCAAGGTGACGCAGCCCACTAGGGACTCCCACCATGGCCAGAATCCGCTATTTTGGGAACTGACAATCCAAGCCGTCGCGCATGGCGGCACAGCTGGATAGCCTGCCACTCTGTGGCACCGCTCGTGAAAACTTCTTGCCAATCCCTACCGGGGGAGTGGGGGGCTGTGCGCTGCTTCTAGCCGCCCCCTGTTTTCCGGTACAATACCGGCAAGCCGAGACGCTCTCGGCCTTCTAGACACAATTGACCAACTAGCGGGGTAGCTCCTCGCGTCGCGGCCTCGGCGGCTATGTCCCTCCCCAGGGCGGCCGTCGAGGCGGCGGGTTGGCACTGGGGAGACAGAGCGTGGATGACCACCATGGGCTTCGGGCCGTCAAAAGAGAGCTTCGTGCACTTGCCAAGATTGCGTCCGTACGCAGTGACAACGACGAACACGCGGTCCTGATCTGGCTCGGCAAAGCAGACGATGATGCTACGCCAGAGGTGCTACGAGGTGACTTCGCCGTATTTCCTGCAAGGTGGGCACAGTACCCACTTCACGGCGGAGAAGATCGGCGGCAAGTCTGGCTTCCGGAGGGCTACGAAAGCCTTTTCCAGGAGCAAATCATGGCTTTGCGCTCCCTGGGCAAGGCGTGCAGACTAGCAGCTGAGCCAGTAAAGAAAGCGATCTTCCCCCGCTGGTGCACGCACCACCTGTCGTCGCTTGGCGAACCTAACCCCCGATACGCCGATTTTGCTGACGAGGTCTATGCGATCGAAGCGTTATTCAACAAGCACGATCATGTGGTAGAGGAAGCCCGCCGCGCCGATGGCTGGGCTGCATGTTCCTTTTCCCTTTGGCCCAAAGTCGCCGAGCACTGTGAGCGTCTGCAAGTCAGACTCACGGGTCAATTACAGCCATGCTTTGAAGCTCACCCCCCCTGTTGCTGCGTGGTGGGCCAAAGAGAAGAGTCGCAGCGCGACAAATCGCTGGAGGAACTTACAGGCATAATCGGCAACGCGATGCATACCTGGCCGATTAGCGACGACGGACCATATGACCCTATGGATATTGTCGAGCAGATCGAGCACGACTTGCGATCTGCCGGTCTATGCCCGCCACATTTCTCGGACCCAGCTATACCTAGCCTCTACGCACGGCGGGGCGACTCTGACCACGTGCAGCGAGAACACCGCAGGAAATTCCATCAATTCCTAGATGAGTGTAATGCCCGCGTCCATGAAGCCGGAAAGGTGGCCAAGCCCAAGAAAGCTAAGGCCAAGAAGCCAGGCCCAAAGACCGATGACGAGACCGACCTGGCTTGTTTTGTAGCAGTGAAAGCCTATCGCGATTCTTGCTCTCGCAAAAGCAAAGGCGTAAACCGCCGCCCACTGAAAGCTAACTTCTGGGATTGGATGTTAGAGTCTGAGCACGATTGTGGATCGGCCAAAACAGCAGATGATGCTTACAAACACGCGAAGAATTACGCCGCGAGGCAGGTGGCTGAGACGGCTAGTGCCTAGATTCGGGGCGGAATCCGAATTGCCGCCCAAATTCCGATCTCGGACCTGAAAAAAAACCCACTACTTCTCCGCTATGGGGCACGTGCGAAAGCGCGGGCCCCATTCTTTTTTGCGGTCCGAATTCCTGTCACGGCAATTCGGATGCGAGGCCTCGGTCTACTTGGGCCATGCGAGTTCACGGTTCACGCAAAGCCACCGAGATCATGAGGCCAGCCATGCCGACTCTTTTTACCCTCGGAGATATCGCCCGAGCCCTTGGCATAGACAAGGACAGGGTCCGCTACATCATCGAGTCACGCCAAATCGAGCCGGTTGGGCGGGCTGCGCACTTTCGACTTTTCGACGAAGACGGTCGAAATGCCGTCAGTGCAGCCGAGAAGGCCATGACTGCCCAGCGGGAGGCTGTCGCCCCGTGACCCTCACACTTGATCCCACCGACCTGGACGCTCTCGCAGATCGCGTCGCCAAGAAGCTCTCCGCGAGCTTGCGGCCCTCGCTGCCCAAGGCCTCGGCAGTCGCTGCCCCCGCCAAGCTGGCATTCTCGATTCGCGAAGCAGCACACCTGCTGAGCCTCGGCGAGCGGACCGTGGCGGACGCGGTGGCGTCGGGAGCGATCGCGTCGACCAAGATCGGCCGGCTAAGGCGGATCAATCGGGCGGAGCTAGAGCGGATCGCCAGAGAAGGAATTTGACCACTAGCCCGGCGGGTCGGCACGAAAAAGCCCGGCCCCGCGGACCAGGCGGAAGCCGGGCAAATCGAAAGGAATCAGCAATGAGTAAGTCTATCACAGAGAACGCGGCCGGTCATAGTCGCAAGCAGACTATCAGGGTTTGCAACCATCGCACCATCTACGGCGATAAGGCCTCGGCAATCACTTGCCGGCACAAACGGCGTCGCCATCGGCTCACATCGGCCGAGATTCACCGCCGCTATGGGGCTCTCACTAAGGGCTTACCGGCCCCTACGCATGCGATCTTCGTCAGCCGATCTGGCAAGCTGCAACGCTTGGATGACCGGGGCGACGCCTACCAGCTCTTCGTGGGGGAGCCCGATCACGTGCGGGTGACGCTGGCTCGACTGCTATTCGCTATCGACGCCGTTCTCTGCGGGGGGGCGTCACGATGAGCAAGACCCACACGCCAGAAGTTCACGAAGTGCCCCCGTTCGTCGTTCGTCACCTCGAGCACAAACTCTACGTGCTATCCCGACAATGCCCCTACTGGCATCGCCGCCTGCTGGCGGACCTGATGCGCAAGCAGGCGGACGCCCTCGATGACGAGTGCGGGGAGGCTGGCCGATGATCGCCGAAGTGAATGGGGTCGCCACCGTCCGCAAATTGTTCGATTCTCACCTGCGAGAGCTAGCCGAGTCGGGCATCGACCAAGCCACCGCCGAGGCGGCCGGCGTCTATTCGGAGCACGACGCTAAGAAATTGGCGGCGCTGGTCGGGTGGAAAAGCTGGCCACAACGGTACGGGCACGGGCTTGTGTTCGAGTACCGCGATCTTGACGGCAACCTGCGGTTCTGCCGCGTGAAGCCGGAACGACCGCCCGAGCGGAACGGCAAGCCGGCCAAGTACCTGCAACCTGGCGGCGAGAAGTCACGAGCCTACTTCCCGCCCGGCGTCAGTTCGCGTCTCGCTGGCGACGGCGTCGAGGTGGTCATCACAGAAGGCGAGAAGAAAGCCCTTTCCGCGACCAAGCACGGGTTCTCGACGATCGGGCTCTCGGGTGTCTGGAATTTCAAGCCGGGCGGACGGGTGAGCGTGCTGCTGCCCGACCTCGAGCGGATCAACTGGCACGGCCGCAAGGTGTTCATCGCCTTCGACTCCGACTCCACGGAGAACGCATCGGTCGCTTCGGCCGAACAAGTCCTGTCTGCGACGCTCAAGAGTAAGGGCGCCATCGTCAAAGTGGTTCGCATCCCCGCCAGCAAGCCGGGCGACAAGCAGGGGCTCGATGACTTCATCGTCAGCAGCGGCGCCCCGGCACTGCGGAAGTTGATGGACGAGGCCGGCGAGCCGGAGCCGGTCGACCCGGGCACGCTCCGTGGCTCAATCGCCGACATCGACCCGTCCGACGTGGCACGAATGTTCCTCAAGTCGCTCACCGTCGACGAACTGCCGAGGCTTAGATTCTGGCTCGGCGAGTTCTGGCACTGGTCGGGTTACAGTTACCACAAGACGCCCGATCACGACCTCAGGGCCAAGCTGGTCGAGTACATGGACCGCGAGTTCCTCGGCGTGAAACGGGGCCACGTTTCGGACGTGCTGGAGCACTTGAAGTCCCAGACGCTTCTGCCCGCTCACCGCACGGCTCCGTGCTGGCTCGACCTGCCCGACGCCAAGCGGCCCGATCCGAGCGAGTGCGTGGCGACACGCTCGGGCATCGTTCACCTGCCCGCGTTCGTCGACGGCTCATCCAATCACCTGATCCCCGCCACGCCGAGATACTTCTCGACCGTAGCGGCCGACTACGCGTTCGATCCCAAGGCCCCGATGCCCAAGCACTGGCAGGCGTTCCTCGGGTCTCTGTGGGCGAATGACCCGCACAGCATCCAAACCTTGCAGGAGTGGTTCGGCTATTGCCTGACGGCCGACACACGGCAGCAGAAGGCCCTTCTCGTCATCGGTCCCAAACGGAGCGGCAAGGGGACGATCGCACGTGTTCTCTCGGGTCTGATCGGCGAGGGCAACGTCGCGGGGCCCACGCTGTCGAGCATCGCCACCAACTTCGGCATCTGGCCACTGATCGGCAAGCCGCTGGCCATCATTTCCGACGCCCGCTTCTCGTCTCGCCTCGATTCCGCCGTGGTGGTCGAGCGGCTGTTGAGCATCACCGGTGAGGATCGCCAGACGATCGACCGGAAGAACATGCAGCCTATCGAGTGCAAGCTGCCGACCCGGTTCATGATCCTGACCAACGAGCTGCCGAGGCTCAGGGATTCGAGCGGTGCGTTCGCCAGCCGATTCATCGTTCTGAACACGCCGGTCAGCCACTTCGGGGCCGAGGATCACGGTCTCACCGATCGGCTGTTGGGTGAGCTGCCCGGGATCTTCTGTTGGGCGGCAGCCGGCTGGGCTCGTCTCAGGGCTCAGGGCCGGTTCACCGTGCCACAATCGACCGAGGGGCTCGTCAGCCAACTGGCGGACCTATCGAGCCCCATATCGGCGTTCGTTCGGGATGCGTGTGTGGTCGGAGCCGACGAGCGGGTGAAGGCCAATGACCTGTTCAAAGCCTGGAAGGACTGGTGCGAGGAAGCCAACCAGAAGCCGGGAGACGCCCCCCGTTTCGGTCGCGACCTCAGCGCCAACGTTCCCAGCGTGACCCGCATTCGAGGGCGTGAAGGCAATGAGCGACCCTATTTGTACACCGGTATCGGACTCGATTCGGATTTTAGGTCCTAGAGGTCCTAGTCCTTTCCTTTGCACGCGAAGCGAATCATGTCACCCGTACATACATATGCCCCATTAGAGGTGCAATGGTCAGGTCCTAGGACCTCTAGGACCTACGTCAATCCGTTCAAGCAACGCATCGCAAAACGATTGGCACGCCTCGGCGGACCACACCGAGCGAGCACCGCAAACGACGACCGAATCCACACAGCTGACCAAGCGGCCATCGACGCCGCACGAGAGCGAGCCGACCCGCACGGCTTCAAGGCCGAGAGCTACAGCCTGGCCGCCCTTGCCGAGCCCGAGACGCCGTTCTAGCCCATAAAGAGCCGGCCAGTGCGCCGCAATCGCACAGCCACCAACTAAACCGCACGAAACAGCGGGGCAGATTAGCCCCCCCACGAATCGAACCCCGAACGAAGGAACGATAATGACCCCTCAGATAGCACGGAACCACTACTCCAAAGCAGACGGCATGTTCGCCGCGATTGCTGCTCGGCACGGAGTCACGGAGCCTACCACCACTGGGCAACGCCCTGATCCCAGAAGCCATCTGACGCCAGCCGAGCTGATTTTCGGCAGCCTACCGCCTCGGAATATCAAGCCGAGAACCGTCGACAGAACGCGACCGCGGCATTCTGGCGACGAGATTCTAAGAACGCTCCTTGAGGGCACCGGAGTACCAACCGGAAAGGATGCCTCGGATCGGTACGCTCGATTCTTCCAAGGAGTCAAAGCGATCGCCGAGAGTAGCCCGGCGATCGATGACTCGGAGAAGCTTCATAAAATCATCGAGCTAATCGCCCGATGCGAGCCCAGCGAATAGGACGCTTGCAAGAGTTACCGGGGAGCCGGTTCAAGATTGCCCGACCTGGCTGAAATGGTGTGAGGCCCTGCGATGAATTCCGCTGATCCCTTTCTCGATGTGTACTCGCAAATTGTCCAATGGCCTCCGGACAACTTGGGCAAACACGACTTACTTACCATCCGCGCGTCATTGCTGAAGCTGCTCAGGCTGTCGCGCGAATACCCACCCGAGCAAAACAAGGAACCGATAATGTCTACAGCAACGAAAGCGAATCCATCACAGAGCGTTGACCTGGGAAACGTTGAAGAGTTGATCCGAAGTGAAGGCAAGCGGAAGTGCCACGACCTGGCTATCCAAATCGTTGAAGGCGATAAGGTCGAAGTAGCCGAGATTGGCGCGGCGCTGTCACCAGCCGGCTGGACTGCCGACGACTTCACGGCCCACGTTCGCAAGCTGCAGAAACGAAAGCAGGCCATCGAAGATCAGGCCTTCGCGCAGGAGCTGGACGCCGGGATGGATGCCCTTTGTGAAAATGCCCGCATAGCCAGCGAGGCAGTCGAGGCCGAGCGGGAGGCGCATCGCAATCGTATTGACCCACTGCTTGAAGTCTCCAAGCAGGCCCACGATGAACTCCGGAAAACGAAAGAGCGGGTGCAAGCACTACGGCTTAACTCCGTCCTGATCTTGGCTGAAACACTCAGGTCATCGGACAAGGCGAAGCTAGCGAGTCTTTCCGACTCCCAAACCAGACTGCACACCGCTTGGCTTGAGGCCGAGGGTGACCGTGAAGGACTGGAACGCGACGCCATCGCTTTGGAGGCAACGGTCAATAAGTTGGGAAATAAGATCAAAGCCCTCGCCGAGAACCCTAACACAGAACGGGCCCGTGAGAACTGCGAGCGGCAGTTGGCGGAAGCAAAAGCCGATCGCGACCGAGTCCAGGCGGAGTCAAACGCGATTGCCGATCTGCGACAGCGGAGCCAACTAGCCGCCGAAGAAAAGAGCCGATCGGAAGCGGCGATCGCTAGCGATTGGCGGCTCGTCTCCGTGGAATAAATGAACGCGGCGAAGGCGGTATGGGAGCCGGGGCTGATAGTGCCAGCTCCCGCCGCCTAGCCAACAAAGGGGCTTAAAATGGCGAATAAGAGCAAACGAAAAGGCGAAGATTCGGCAGTTCTCGCATTGGCGGGCGGGGCTGACGTTCGCCACGCCGCGGCTACTGCGGGAATCGGCGAGCGAACATTGCACCGCTGGCTTAAGACCGATCCCGCTTTCCGCCAGCGTGTTGATGAGGCACGAGACGAGCTATTCCGATCGACGTTCGGCGCCTTGGTAGCTTCAGGCGCCAAGGCAGTGGAGAAGCTCACTAAGCTACTGAATGCCGAATCCGAACAGGTTCAACTTGGCGCTGCCCGTGCAATCCTCGAGCACATGAGCAAGGGCCGTGAGCAAGTCGAGCTGACCGAGCGCGTCGCCGA
Coding sequences within:
- a CDS encoding S1/P1 nuclease gives rise to the protein MSIAHAWNGPGHQTIDLVAWSQLAEADQAAAIDLLRDHPRFEQHFLGSMPSNVWAGSDAEIDAWIFAHAGTWPDQVRSARGQVTRDDVRRYGRSTWHYVNLWVFLSDSDRDALAGKLTNNRETEPTDDRDDRNQNVVQAIGNSLRIIDDPATDRQAKAVSLCWFLHLAGDVHQPLHSSALYSVGRFPAGDRGGNSIPVRGHGGDLHALWDRAILPRRTDFNRVRKEALDLVQEHAESGKAAAAELEPKQWAVDSWRLARAMVYTDAVLAPITAADGSPRLHKLELPTKYLRDAGITSKHRAVQAGYRIAETLKGRLPAAEGVREPLVRPAEPEASGGGAGQQE
- a CDS encoding helix-turn-helix domain-containing protein, with the protein product MTLTLDPTDLDALADRVAKKLSASLRPSLPKASAVAAPAKLAFSIREAAHLLSLGERTVADAVASGAIASTKIGRLRRINRAELERIAREGI
- a CDS encoding phage/plasmid primase, P4 family, with product MIAEVNGVATVRKLFDSHLRELAESGIDQATAEAAGVYSEHDAKKLAALVGWKSWPQRYGHGLVFEYRDLDGNLRFCRVKPERPPERNGKPAKYLQPGGEKSRAYFPPGVSSRLAGDGVEVVITEGEKKALSATKHGFSTIGLSGVWNFKPGGRVSVLLPDLERINWHGRKVFIAFDSDSTENASVASAEQVLSATLKSKGAIVKVVRIPASKPGDKQGLDDFIVSSGAPALRKLMDEAGEPEPVDPGTLRGSIADIDPSDVARMFLKSLTVDELPRLRFWLGEFWHWSGYSYHKTPDHDLRAKLVEYMDREFLGVKRGHVSDVLEHLKSQTLLPAHRTAPCWLDLPDAKRPDPSECVATRSGIVHLPAFVDGSSNHLIPATPRYFSTVAADYAFDPKAPMPKHWQAFLGSLWANDPHSIQTLQEWFGYCLTADTRQQKALLVIGPKRSGKGTIARVLSGLIGEGNVAGPTLSSIATNFGIWPLIGKPLAIISDARFSSRLDSAVVVERLLSITGEDRQTIDRKNMQPIECKLPTRFMILTNELPRLRDSSGAFASRFIVLNTPVSHFGAEDHGLTDRLLGELPGIFCWAAAGWARLRAQGRFTVPQSTEGLVSQLADLSSPISAFVRDACVVGADERVKANDLFKAWKDWCEEANQKPGDAPRFGRDLSANVPSVTRIRGREGNERPYLYTGIGLDSDFRS